The region ATGAAATTACTCATCTGACCAAATCAGTCACTATTAGAACAATTACACCACAATTAATCACAGCACACAAGTAACACATATAGTTCTAATAAAgtgtatttgtaaaaacacGGTAGTTTCATTACAACAAATAATTTGAAATCTGATTTGCAAttacaggtttaaaaaacaaataattagtCAAGAAACTGCTCTAATATTTGAAGGTTTCCTCTTGATAAAACCGTTCCTTCCTTTTTCCACAGCTTTTCTTATCTCTGTCTTGGCACTCTCATTGATTAAACAGTAAATTATGGGATCCAGAGTGCTGTTCAGAGTCGTAGTGGCAACAGTGACCAGATATGGATCTCTGAGCCTCATGGCCCAGCTGCAGGACCCCGGCTCCATCACTGCCCTCAGGAACATGACAGTCTGGTAGGGCACAAAGGACACAATGTAAGTTAAAAGGAGGAACAACAACAGCAGTCCCACTTTCCTGCGCTCTCTTGCCAAGATGGAGGTGCTCTGCTTGAGTGACTGCATGATCCGCTGATAGCAAAAGGTCATAATGATGACAGGCACGACGAAACTCAGGAAAACTCGAATGAGGGTCGCGTTGGCATCCTTGCGTGGTACGGGTATCTGCTGATGACACAGGTATGAGAAAGATTCCAGCGCCCCTATGTGGTGAAGTAACAGAATGTGGACGAATATCTCCAGAATCCAAACAGCAATGCTCACAACCAGTGATGTGTTCACCTCTCTGACCCACTGAAAATGTAGAGGGTAGACCACCACCAGGTAGCGATCAACAGAGATGCAGCAAAGAAGACCTGAGCCAACGTAGAAGCTGTTGTACATGATCAAATACAGAGTGCTGCAAAGACCATCAGCCACAGGCTTCTGCAGGGCAAGTTCAATCCAAACAGGCAGGGTGACTGTGTAGAGCAGGTCAGAAATGGACAGGCTGACGAGGTAGACCGCCATGCTGTTCCCTTTCATCATCAGCCTCCAGGCTACATACAGAGATAAGAAGTTGGCTGGAAAACTCACAATAAAGAACAAAGAGTAGACAGCTGGATACATTCGCTGGTCCACCGAGGATGTAGGCGTGCATGTCCGGTTGAGGAGCGTGGAATTCATCCTTGCACAATGAAGCCTTGAATGTGACTGTGAATGGAAAACTTTGtgttgcaggaaaaacaaaatatgctcGGCAATGCAAATAAGACAGATAGATAggaatgaaaatgaacaaaaatagaaacagaagaatccaagtgaaaagtaaaaaggaGTTCAGTTACTGCTGAATTATATGTATACACGTTCTTCTTTGcaatgttgcttttcttttaagtaaAGAACCTTTATTCAAGATTGCCAACTCTTGTAGGTTTGTACAAATAATCCATTTTGCTTCCCAGGAATATGAATTTGCATATAATTTTGTGCTATCAGTGTCAATCTGGTGCTGTGTGAAGCAGGAAAATGTTGTTAGTTTACTCAAGTTTACTTGATCTAAAAAGTGACCTAAAGCTGCTGTAGTTGTTTTCTACAATTCAGTCCAAATATGGGGACGTTACCAAGACTGTATAGTTCCATAAATATTTTAGTCCCTGATGTGCAGTAGGGCTGAGAGCTAACCAAATAAAGGCTTGTTGGGGGCAAAAAGCATTGAGTTCCagtgttaaaaacaagaaaatgattCTCCCACCCTTTAGCTCCACTTTATGCAATGATTATaatcagaaaaatgtttcttttagatAAGCAACGAGAACATGTTTGTGAAACTGTGTgggctgttttttattttgagatttaGAAATGTGAGGAGAGGTTTCTGTACACATTTAATTGTTGGGAAGTAGCAAAGATCAAACTGTTGAACTCGATGAATCAGTGTTCCTGGAACAATTTTAATAGGGAAAGAATCAAAGAGCAGTTTTGTGTAGTCTCACCCTGTGGGACATGCCAGTAGAGGAATAGAGAACTTTAAGGAAGAAGATGAGAATATTAAACTGATACTGATTCAAGCATTTGGTCTAAACTTTTCTCTCTCCTAGATTGTTAACATCTGGGGCATAAAATAGAGCATAATTAAAGAGCGCCCACAAAGTTAAAGGAGAGTAGCATGCGAGCCTCAGTCATTTTCTATtccttgtttttgctttacGGTGGATTCCTTGAATTTTAGGAGTTAAAAATGCCAGGCATAGAAAAAACCATGGATAAAGAAGGTTACTATGAGCATAGATGGTAAGAAAGATCATAAGATGAAAGGCAATAATGTAACATTCATTAAGGATAAAGAAAGTCAAAAAGGTctcaataaatataataataactgACTGAAGAACcaaaacgaggagaagcagctttcagtttctatgcaccacaaatttggaacaaacttccagaaaactgtaaaacagctgaaacactgggtgcctttaaatctcaacttaaaacccacctgtttagagttgcttatggctaaattagggttcgagtgcgggtttttgatgtcttcaatgtttttctctttcttactgtttattcaatgtcacatgctgtttttattttgttttttattatgtaaagcaccttgaaatgccttgctgctgaaatgtgctatacaaataaaatttgattgattgattgattgatttatatTTGACAGCAAACATTGAGACGAATAAGATCTACAGTAAAAATGATGACATATTGGAAAAACCCCcaccccaaaaaacaacaacagccagGTTTAAAACTTGCTCTttagatatttgttttaaattaaagtccttatcgttaaaaaaaaaaaaaaaaaaaaaactagcctattttttaaaactagcaatttttgtgctggctaaggttGGTTATTGGCACTGACTACAAAAGTCAATCTGTTGTAGATGCCAACTCTTCCAGTAATGGTTGTTTATTCCTGCTTGAATGTCACCAActttttaaccctttcatggtcactgcagcagacagctatttaaaagtcattttcttgTATATGTATGGGTTTTTATGTCATAACTGCATTAGTCACTAAAGTGGACACTAGTTCTGTGATTTTTAACCACTGTGCCGTGGCACACTACTGTGCCATGAGAGGCCATCAAGTGTATCTTCACTTAATTAGTCCTAAAACATTTGAGAATGAATAAATCATGGTCTGTTGCAATTGCTGAGTGTCTGCTGTAATACAGACGGGCAGAGAAATGTAATACTCTTTCATGTCAGTGGGTGGCAGCATGTTAATTGAGCAATGGAGAAGTTTTTGAAAAGGAAAAGTACTACCTCAGAACACGGCCCTTGACAAAATTCAGATCCAGATGAAGGCCCTAGTATGAGGGACAgccaaaagaaagcaaagacGGTGAGCTCGAGGCAGTGCAGTGAAAGCTATATTTTCTTCGGATTTACTTTTTTGATGCAGCGGCCCCGATTCTGTTGTGCCTCATGTGCAGTGAAAAGCTATCTGACAGCGCCATGGCTCCAAGTAAGCTTAAACAGAACCTCTCAATGAAACACCCATCGATGCTTGGCCCTAAAGCAATGAAAGACAGATAAAGTTCCTCTCTCAGATAACACAATTGCTTGACGTATTTATGGCATATCTGCAGACATCGAAATTGTTGTTCTGGAAAAAATGTGCATCAGTCAGATGTTTGCATCATGGTTTAAGGCTCAGGTTTGCTGAGATACCTTTGGACAGGTTTTGGTTAAAAGCTGCCAAGGAGTTCCCTATTCTGGCCAACAAAGCTGTCTCAATGATGCTCCCATTTTTTCACAACATATTTGTGTGAGCTGAGCTTTTCAAGCCTGACtgatataaaaactaaaaactgagaGAGACTGAGAGCTGTTGAGGAAGAGCTTcgtgtttgtctttcttcagTTCCTGCCAGGATATTGACTTTGTGTTCATCTAAACAGGCCCAGGTCTCACACTGAGTAAGTATGAATAAATTAAGACTATTGTCATTATATATGCTGTATTACTTGAGTACAGAGTGCCATTTCATACGTTTTCGGTTGGCGGTGTGCTGCAGAatgttttttaacataagaAGTGTGCCATGGCtcaaaaaaggctgaaaaacaCTGCACTTGTGCATCATGTAATACACTGCCATCGACTGGCCATACACTGCAAGTGCAACACATTTTCCTCAACTTCAAGATGAATTTGAGAtcatatttttacaacaaaaaaaaaatccacctttTTTATAccctaagaaaaataaaataaaattttcggGAAAAAAATCCTGGCTGAATTTATCATAATTCATGCATCAAAGGGTTCAGGAGAACAGAAACCAATACTAAACTGATGTTTGTCATCTTATGAAGTCAGTTCCTAAGTCCTGTTTCTGTACTTCCTTCCTCCTTTCAACTACAGACATATGTTGTTTGGCAGAAGAGGAGCAATTTTATAATTCTAGCAATTTTTTCTGTACTTGACTTTGACTCATGTGATATGActttgaaaattaaacaaactgtacTAAACAAAGTGCACAAATATGCAAATGTGTTTAAGGTGTTCAGGACAGATGCATATAACTGGGTGGTTTAAGCTGTTACAAAATCTGATCTTTTAACTAGTGAAACAGCATTCATTGAATCACATTAGCAAATTATGTCCCATTACCAACCAATGGACATAACTAATGTTTAACTAGCCAATCAGGCTAGTTAAACATTACACTTCATGCTTCTAAGTTTCAGGATCAAAACAGaccaaataaagcaaaacaaataaactataCACTTTCAATAATCATTCAAGATAAATACCAACCATattgtttggtgtgtgtgttttagttttatatctGTGAAATCACCtaacttacagccattttaagTTGGCTATGACAAAAGATGggcaataaagtttattttttttgtcttgtctgtgttcatgttaacaaaatatctcatgaaccactaaaccgATTTTAACGAAACACTCAAAGTAATCAgtgaatgtacatctactgcTTAActtccaattcaagatggccatcacagctaattgaacttagacaacacaaaactggtttTAACTCAATCATatgtacatacagtatattgagCTATAGCTTGATGTGGAAGTATGAAAGTCATTTgcaacacaaactccaagcactaaaactttcaagtttgaccaaaacagctacatcaCCAACAACTCttaacataagataatcttagtttaacactgcATGAAAGGCCACGATCAgtatgcattcctacaaggaatGCTTTGAATTTGTAGCCACGACCCAGTAATGAGAACTACAAACACACTTACAAGACatgcaccacacacacaaaggcacaagttctgctttcatttttttattacactgctTCCATTGTGTCACTTTGAGTCCATTACTGATATGATATAAAACATGTGATAATGCTGTTTAATTATTTAGCGGAAATATTATTGTGTTGTTCAGAAAGCATTTCTGAAGAAACAATTAGGGTGTGATGGGTAGAGTGAGGCTCATATCCGGGAAAATTGCACACTAGAAAAACAGGATGTCAGAATAAAGAACCACAACTGTTTTTTCAATCACAATTTACTTATAATATGTATATGAATATGAACAGTTTTCTATTCTAATTTTTACCCttacacaggaaaaaaaaaccatacaaGGGTCTGGTAAATATACAGTGTGGAAAGAGATTAAAAACCTGTTTAGTTTATTGGAAACCTCCCTCTGAACATTAACACACATAAACCATACAAAAATGACTTGGCTGAGAAAGTTATTATATAAGTTATATTACTATAAATCAGTGTATCAAGAATAGGTCAAGACTGGGAACAAACCTCAgcatataaaaagaaatgtaaaggcTTCCCGCTGTTCTACAGAATTTTGGTCAGTgaacataattttctttttttttggtaaagcTCTGATAACTTTCACATACAGCAGatctcacaaacaaacactgcaacACTTAGGATTGTTCATTCAGCGTGGATTGTCTAACATGCCATTATGTTTGACGTTCAAATGTTGATAAATTGTGGTtgttaaactaaatgaaacctgtttatttacattatacaaaataattattaaaaaaaaaaaaacctttaaaacacaacTTCAGAAAATCTTATTCCAGCTAGTGAACTTTGTGCGGTCCCCAGCATCATCTTCTTAACAGTTTGGTTCATCGTAATGTGAAGATGTTGGTCCGTTTTTTTTTGGGTTCCACTGCCTGAagaactgtttaactttttccCGAAAGTTCTTTCCAACAATGATGTAAAGAATGGGGTTGAGGACACAGTTGAACATAGCAAAGTAGGCGGAGATCTGCCCACAGATATTCAGAATTTTAAACAAGTTACACCCAGTCAGAATTTTGACTTCACGAAGTGTACTTGGTATCCTAACCAGGTGGTATGGAATCCAACAGATCAAGAACGCCAGCAGGACTGTCAGAACCAAAGTAGGTGCCTTTTGGTCCGTCTTTCTTGTATTTACTCCCACCTCTAACTTACTTTTCAGagctttaaagatttttagAGTGCAGAAGGAAATAACGAAAAAAGGAATGATGAACCCAAACACAGAGGTTGTCGTGGCAATTGTTAGATGCGTAGGAATGTTTGGGTAATTAGTATTACAACTGTGAAGTGTCACATCCCTGTACATAAGCTGTGGGACACAAAAGATGAATCCCAGAATCCAAACCAGCAAACAACCCCTTTTGGCTAAAAATGGTGAACGTATTCTTTCATAGGACAGAGGGTGCACCAGAGCCAAATAACGATCTATGCTGACCAGAACCACAAAGTAGATGCTGCAGTAGGCGTTCATCAGAATGCTTGCATGGACAACTTTGCACATGGCTCGACCAAAAGTCCAGttgtattcatttaaaatgtagatTGCCCAAAAGATCCTAAAGAAAGCCAGAAGAAGGTCAGCAGCAGCCAAGTTGCTCAGGTAGATCTCAGGTGTGGTGCAGGACTTCTTTTGCAAGCAGAAAACCATCAGCACAAAGGCATTGAGGACAATTCCCAGCACAGAGATAAGCAGGATATAGACTGGAACAAAAGTGAGCTTccagtttaaatctttatttatacagATGCTGGCATTAGTTTCGTTTTGGATGCCAGTCTCAAATGTGGTGTTGCCAGGGGCACTGTAAGAAAATATAAGAGGGAAAACAAGTCCAAGATGTGTTCAGACCAAGCAATACATCATTAAAAGAAGGCAAAAACTAAAGATTATATATATCTACTTCACATAAAATActgaaactatttattttaatgcac is a window of Kryptolebias marmoratus isolate JLee-2015 linkage group LG10, ASM164957v2, whole genome shotgun sequence DNA encoding:
- the LOC108234638 gene encoding G-protein coupled receptor 4-like — its product is MNSTLLNRTCTPTSSVDQRMYPAVYSLFFIVSFPANFLSLYVAWRLMMKGNSMAVYLVSLSISDLLYTVTLPVWIELALQKPVADGLCSTLYLIMYNSFYVGSGLLCCISVDRYLVVVYPLHFQWVREVNTSLVVSIAVWILEIFVHILLLHHIGALESFSYLCHQQIPVPRKDANATLIRVFLSFVVPVIIMTFCYQRIMQSLKQSTSILARERRKVGLLLLFLLLTYIVSFVPYQTVMFLRAVMEPGSCSWAMRLRDPYLVTVATTTLNSTLDPIIYCLINESAKTEIRKAVEKGRNGFIKRKPSNIRAVS
- the LOC108233873 gene encoding B2 bradykinin receptor-like — protein: MHPYTTSAPGNTTFETGIQNETNASICINKDLNWKLTFVPVYILLISVLGIVLNAFVLMVFCLQKKSCTTPEIYLSNLAAADLLLAFFRIFWAIYILNEYNWTFGRAMCKVVHASILMNAYCSIYFVVLVSIDRYLALVHPLSYERIRSPFLAKRGCLLVWILGFIFCVPQLMYRDVTLHSCNTNYPNIPTHLTIATTTSVFGFIIPFFVISFCTLKIFKALKSKLEVGVNTRKTDQKAPTLVLTVLLAFLICWIPYHLVRIPSTLREVKILTGCNLFKILNICGQISAYFAMFNCVLNPILYIIVGKNFREKVKQFFRQWNPKKNGPTSSHYDEPNC